Proteins from one Corynebacterium testudinoris genomic window:
- a CDS encoding acyltransferase family protein: protein MVSGVAAAQAERIRPRSVSYRYDLDGLRGIAIAFVVFFHIFVGRVSGGVDVFLLLSGYFFLGSQLRYARRADASANPWWPIWRTIRRLVPTLVVVLAGTVAALVVVAPELRTTTLGRQLWASLGYYQNWELATQDAAYDSASLYVSPLQHLWSMAVQGQFYLMAIGLAMLVIWVRRAGLDISKLVGPLLVVVTVASFIYAWMLHGVDQQLNYYSTWSRLWQLTLGALLALYGSHLTLPNRLRVAATWIGLAMVLTTGFIFDGASAFPGPAALYPIGGAVLIIAGGGYGRLAQALAHRWMRWLGDIAYALYLWHWPLLILALAYVGEDDSSIWIGVGVVAVSVLLADLTHRFVEVPLRQHGKRPVQGEKRVAGAMEQVQTEFSARGRSIGAVLIVALTAMLMTVPQAWAERIDDIGQMRLDPRQYPGAMATAGQPVPPVEEYQPELPVVHEYYPPAWTRGCMSVFGDDPALLPVEERGEDDCVLGDPDARFDVYVVGGSHAEQWTTALDMLGWQYRFRVIPLTRQSCPTFETELDGVFSEECQIFNQSVLRKIDEDRPDLVMSTSTRPLIEQGRSLDEVPLSYPTLWNFLAERDIPFVGLRDNPWFLEPDGSGFMVSRCVAETGDVDGCGQPRSQAYAPVDPAARYLRRLPNMKAVDTSDWFCPGDTCPGVIGNVYVYRDGNHFSVAYGESLAPLLWDEIKEFF, encoded by the coding sequence ATGGTTTCAGGTGTGGCGGCAGCTCAGGCGGAGCGTATCCGTCCACGGAGCGTTTCCTACCGCTATGACCTCGATGGCCTGCGCGGCATCGCGATTGCCTTCGTCGTCTTTTTCCACATCTTCGTCGGACGGGTGTCAGGCGGCGTGGATGTGTTCCTGTTGCTGTCGGGCTATTTTTTCCTCGGCTCGCAGTTGCGTTATGCCCGCCGCGCGGACGCGAGTGCCAATCCGTGGTGGCCGATCTGGCGGACGATCCGCCGATTAGTGCCCACTCTGGTGGTGGTGCTGGCTGGAACTGTCGCCGCGTTGGTCGTGGTGGCCCCCGAGTTGCGCACGACGACTCTGGGGCGGCAACTGTGGGCCAGCCTGGGCTATTACCAAAACTGGGAACTGGCCACCCAGGATGCGGCCTACGATTCGGCCTCGCTGTACGTCAGCCCGCTGCAGCATCTGTGGTCGATGGCGGTGCAGGGGCAGTTCTATCTCATGGCGATCGGCCTGGCGATGCTGGTCATCTGGGTGCGCCGGGCTGGGTTGGATATCTCCAAGCTGGTTGGGCCACTGCTGGTGGTGGTCACGGTTGCGTCGTTTATCTATGCGTGGATGCTGCATGGCGTCGATCAGCAGCTAAACTATTACTCCACGTGGTCGCGGTTGTGGCAGCTTACGCTGGGGGCGTTGCTTGCGCTCTACGGTTCGCATCTCACGCTGCCGAACCGGCTGCGCGTGGCGGCGACGTGGATTGGCCTGGCCATGGTGCTCACCACCGGGTTCATCTTTGATGGTGCCTCGGCCTTCCCCGGGCCCGCCGCCCTCTATCCGATCGGTGGCGCGGTACTCATCATTGCTGGTGGGGGATACGGGCGTTTGGCGCAGGCTCTGGCGCATCGATGGATGCGCTGGCTCGGTGATATCGCCTACGCGCTCTACCTGTGGCATTGGCCGCTGCTTATCCTGGCGCTGGCCTATGTCGGGGAGGATGACTCGAGCATCTGGATCGGCGTTGGAGTCGTTGCTGTCTCGGTGCTGCTCGCCGATCTCACCCACCGCTTTGTGGAGGTGCCGCTGCGCCAGCATGGCAAGCGCCCCGTTCAGGGCGAAAAGAGGGTGGCCGGTGCCATGGAACAGGTACAGACGGAGTTCAGCGCCCGTGGTCGCTCCATCGGTGCGGTGCTCATCGTGGCGCTGACGGCGATGCTGATGACGGTGCCGCAGGCTTGGGCGGAGCGGATTGATGATATTGGGCAGATGAGGTTGGATCCCCGCCAGTACCCTGGTGCGATGGCGACGGCTGGGCAACCGGTGCCGCCGGTGGAGGAGTACCAGCCGGAGCTGCCCGTGGTGCATGAGTACTATCCGCCTGCGTGGACCCGGGGGTGCATGTCGGTCTTTGGTGATGATCCTGCCTTGTTGCCCGTCGAGGAGCGGGGCGAGGACGACTGCGTCCTGGGTGATCCCGATGCCAGGTTTGATGTCTACGTCGTTGGTGGCTCGCACGCGGAACAGTGGACGACCGCGTTGGACATGCTCGGGTGGCAGTATCGCTTCCGGGTCATCCCGCTGACCAGACAGTCTTGCCCGACCTTCGAGACAGAGCTGGATGGGGTGTTTAGCGAAGAATGTCAGATCTTCAACCAGTCCGTCCTGCGCAAGATCGACGAGGATCGCCCTGATCTGGTGATGTCCACGTCGACGCGGCCGCTCATTGAACAGGGTCGCTCCCTCGACGAGGTGCCCTTGAGCTACCCCACGCTGTGGAACTTCCTCGCTGAGCGAGACATTCCCTTTGTGGGCTTGCGGGATAATCCGTGGTTCCTGGAGCCGGATGGGTCCGGGTTCATGGTCTCGCGGTGCGTGGCGGAGACCGGGGATGTGGACGGCTGCGGCCAGCCTCGTTCCCAGGCGTATGCGCCCGTCGATCCCGCCGCCCGCTACCTCAGGCGACTGCCCAACATGAAAGCCGTGGATACCTCCGATTGGTTCTGCCCGGGGGATACCTGCCCGGGAGTGATTGGCAACGTCTACGTCTACCGTGACGGCAACCATTTCTCCGTGGCCTACGGGGAGAGTCTCGCGCCACTGCTGTGGGACGAGATCAAGGAGTTCTTCTAG
- a CDS encoding nucleoside triphosphate pyrophosphatase, giving the protein MQLVLASASPSRKFILNSAGVEPILHPAHVDEDALLTSLIDAPASRTVAALAEAKALAVAGEYPANTVVIGCDSMLLLDGELQGKPHTVERTIERWQAQAGRSAELLTGHCVVYDGHTVVETASTTVHFADASPRDIAAYAATGEPLECAGAFTLEALGGWFIDRIEGDPSSVVGLSLPLVRRALYHFGFSVSDFWDR; this is encoded by the coding sequence ATGCAGCTGGTCCTCGCGTCAGCTTCGCCCTCGCGGAAGTTCATTCTCAACTCCGCGGGGGTTGAACCGATTCTTCATCCGGCCCACGTCGATGAGGATGCGCTGCTGACGTCGCTTATCGACGCCCCCGCCTCCCGCACCGTCGCCGCCCTCGCCGAGGCCAAAGCCCTCGCCGTCGCCGGCGAGTACCCGGCCAACACTGTGGTCATCGGCTGCGATTCCATGCTCCTGCTGGACGGGGAACTCCAGGGCAAGCCCCACACCGTCGAGCGCACCATCGAGCGTTGGCAGGCCCAAGCTGGCCGCAGCGCAGAGCTGCTCACCGGGCATTGCGTGGTCTACGACGGGCACACAGTCGTAGAAACCGCCTCCACGACGGTGCACTTCGCCGACGCCTCCCCCAGGGACATTGCCGCCTACGCCGCCACGGGCGAGCCCCTAGAGTGCGCCGGCGCGTTTACCCTCGAGGCCCTCGGCGGCTGGTTCATCGACCGCATCGAGGGCGACCCGTCCTCCGTGGTCGGGCTGTCCCTCCCCCTCGTGCGACGCGCCTTGTACCACTTCGGCTTCTCGGTATCGGACTTCTGGGACCGCTAG
- a CDS encoding acyl-CoA carboxylase subunit epsilon: MTTTMEKPLFRVLKGNPDATELAALTAVIAGLAKRRPAEDSGERNLWGRPEDRLQRTTLYNPNAFRNVTFY; encoded by the coding sequence GTGACCACAACCATGGAAAAGCCACTGTTTCGGGTCCTCAAAGGAAACCCGGATGCTACCGAGCTCGCCGCACTCACCGCCGTCATCGCGGGTCTGGCTAAGCGCCGCCCCGCTGAAGATTCCGGCGAGCGCAACCTGTGGGGCCGCCCGGAGGATCGCCTCCAGCGGACGACGTTGTACAACCCGAACGCGTTCCGCAACGTCACGTTCTACTAA
- a CDS encoding acyl-CoA carboxylase subunit beta translates to MTTTSPDLTTTAGRLADLRARLAEAEAPVGTDAVEATHAAGNLTARERLLSLLDDDSFVETDALARHRSAEFGIDSQRPLTDGVVTGYGTIQGRKVCVFSQDATVFEGTLGEVYGEKIIKIYDLAIKTGVPIIGIHEGAGARIAEGIVTLSMYSRIIARSTTASGLIPQIAIVTGHTEGVHALAPVFADILVMVDGQASLHLVAADVVEKVTGAPATPDSLGSAQVHSATSGTAHATAASDAAALELVQEIIGFLPANNRAEAPRAEAPEATAADGELDTIVPDSGAQTYDISDIIRRIVDNGAFFELQPHYATNIITGFARIEGRTVGIVANQPSELAGCLDSVSAEKAARFIRTCDSFNIPLIEFVDSPGFVPSEGEEHGGVLRRGAKLAYAYAEASVGKITVITRRAIGAAYVLMGSKDLGADLVFAWPTAQIAVAEAAAAVDKLSVDEADYAEKYLTPYLAAERSLVDAVIEPSTTRARLVDGLRLLDRKVLMTPPKKHGNIPL, encoded by the coding sequence ATGACGACCACCTCCCCTGATCTCACCACCACCGCCGGAAGGCTCGCCGATTTGCGGGCCCGCCTGGCGGAGGCCGAGGCCCCGGTGGGAACCGATGCTGTTGAGGCCACCCATGCCGCCGGCAATCTAACCGCCCGCGAGCGTCTTCTCAGCCTCCTCGATGACGATTCTTTCGTCGAGACCGACGCCCTCGCCCGGCACCGTTCCGCAGAGTTCGGGATCGATAGCCAGCGCCCCCTCACCGACGGTGTGGTGACCGGCTACGGCACCATTCAGGGCCGCAAGGTCTGCGTGTTTTCCCAGGACGCGACTGTTTTTGAAGGCACTCTCGGCGAAGTGTATGGCGAGAAGATCATCAAGATCTACGACCTCGCCATCAAGACCGGTGTGCCCATCATCGGCATCCACGAGGGGGCTGGGGCGCGCATCGCCGAGGGCATTGTCACCTTGTCGATGTACTCCAGAATCATCGCCCGTTCCACCACCGCCTCTGGCCTCATCCCGCAGATCGCCATCGTGACCGGACACACCGAAGGCGTCCACGCGCTGGCGCCCGTCTTCGCCGACATCCTCGTCATGGTTGATGGCCAGGCCAGCCTCCACCTCGTCGCTGCCGACGTCGTGGAAAAGGTCACCGGCGCCCCGGCCACCCCGGATTCCTTGGGTAGTGCGCAGGTCCACTCCGCCACCTCAGGTACGGCGCACGCCACAGCTGCCAGTGACGCCGCCGCCCTCGAACTGGTTCAGGAGATCATCGGCTTCCTGCCCGCGAATAACCGCGCCGAGGCCCCCCGCGCCGAAGCCCCGGAGGCCACCGCGGCCGATGGTGAGCTCGACACCATCGTCCCGGATTCTGGCGCCCAGACCTACGACATTAGCGACATCATCCGCCGAATCGTTGACAATGGCGCCTTCTTCGAGTTGCAGCCGCACTACGCCACGAACATCATCACCGGCTTCGCCCGCATCGAGGGACGGACCGTGGGCATCGTGGCCAACCAGCCATCCGAGCTGGCCGGATGCCTCGACTCGGTGTCCGCCGAGAAGGCCGCCCGCTTCATTCGCACGTGCGATTCCTTCAACATCCCGCTCATCGAATTCGTCGACTCCCCCGGTTTCGTCCCCTCGGAGGGGGAGGAGCACGGCGGGGTCCTGCGCCGCGGCGCGAAGCTGGCCTATGCCTATGCCGAGGCCAGTGTCGGCAAGATCACGGTGATCACCCGCCGTGCCATCGGCGCTGCTTACGTCCTCATGGGGTCGAAGGATCTTGGCGCGGACCTCGTGTTCGCGTGGCCGACGGCGCAGATTGCGGTGGCGGAGGCTGCCGCGGCCGTCGATAAGCTCTCGGTGGATGAGGCGGACTACGCCGAGAAGTACCTCACCCCCTACCTGGCTGCGGAACGCAGCTTGGTGGACGCGGTGATCGAACCCTCGACCACCCGGGCGCGCCTCGTTGATGGCCTGCGCCTGTTGGACCGCAAGGTCCTCATGACCCCGCCGAAAAAGCATGGAAACATCCCCCTCTAA
- a CDS encoding acyl-CoA carboxylase subunit beta, translating into MTISSPLTDLSDLTDVTTTAGKIADLKRRRAEATYPMGEKAVERVHAQNRLTARERLDYLLDEGSFVETDMLAKHRTTDFGMGKKHPTTDGIVTGWGTIDGREVCIFSQDGTVFGGALGEVYGEKMIKIMDLAVTTGRPLIGLYEGAGARIQDGAVSLDQIARTFYQNIHASGVVPQISVIMGASAGGNAYSPALTDFVVMVDKTSKMFVTGPDVIKTVTGEEITQEELGGATTHMATAGNSHFTAQTDEEALDWVHDLLGFLPSNNRTVAPYEPFTADQGAVGDNITADDLKLDGIIPDSPTQPYDVREVIECLTDDGEYLEIQAQRAENVVIAFGRIEGQSVGFVANQPSVYAGCLDIDSSEKAARFIRTCDAFNIPIVMLVDVPGFLPGAGQEYGGILRRGAKLLYAYGEATVPKITVTTRKAYGGAYCVMGSKGLGADVNLAWPTAQIAVMGAAGAVGFIYRKELKEASEKGLDVVELAKSFEREYEDHMLNPYKAAERGLIDAVILPSETRGMIARNLRLYQDKNVSRPARKHGNIPL; encoded by the coding sequence ATGACCATTTCCTCACCTTTGACGGACCTGTCCGATCTGACCGACGTCACCACCACCGCCGGCAAGATCGCCGACTTGAAGCGTCGCCGCGCGGAAGCCACCTACCCCATGGGCGAGAAGGCCGTGGAGCGGGTGCACGCCCAGAACCGCCTGACGGCACGTGAGCGCCTGGACTACCTCCTCGACGAGGGATCCTTCGTCGAGACCGACATGCTGGCCAAGCACCGCACCACCGACTTCGGCATGGGCAAGAAGCACCCCACCACCGACGGCATCGTCACCGGCTGGGGCACCATCGACGGCCGCGAGGTCTGCATCTTCTCCCAGGACGGCACCGTCTTCGGCGGCGCCCTCGGCGAGGTGTACGGCGAAAAAATGATCAAGATCATGGACCTGGCCGTCACCACCGGCCGCCCGCTCATCGGCCTCTACGAGGGTGCTGGTGCCCGCATCCAGGACGGCGCAGTCTCCCTCGACCAGATCGCCCGGACCTTCTATCAGAACATCCACGCCTCGGGAGTTGTCCCGCAGATCTCCGTGATCATGGGCGCCTCTGCTGGCGGCAACGCCTACTCCCCCGCCCTCACCGACTTCGTTGTCATGGTGGACAAGACCTCCAAGATGTTCGTCACCGGCCCCGACGTCATCAAGACCGTCACCGGCGAGGAAATCACTCAGGAGGAACTCGGCGGCGCCACCACGCACATGGCCACCGCTGGTAACTCCCACTTCACCGCCCAGACCGATGAAGAGGCCCTCGACTGGGTCCACGACCTGTTGGGCTTCCTGCCTTCCAACAACCGCACGGTTGCTCCCTACGAGCCCTTCACCGCTGACCAGGGCGCCGTCGGCGACAACATCACCGCCGATGATCTCAAGCTCGACGGCATCATCCCGGATTCGCCGACCCAGCCCTACGATGTCCGCGAGGTCATCGAGTGCCTCACCGACGACGGCGAGTACCTGGAGATCCAGGCCCAGCGCGCCGAGAACGTTGTCATCGCTTTCGGCCGCATCGAGGGCCAGTCGGTCGGCTTCGTCGCCAACCAGCCCTCCGTCTACGCCGGCTGCCTCGACATCGATTCCTCCGAGAAGGCCGCCCGCTTCATCCGCACCTGCGACGCGTTCAACATCCCCATCGTCATGCTTGTCGACGTCCCGGGCTTCCTGCCCGGCGCCGGCCAGGAGTATGGCGGCATCCTCCGCCGCGGCGCGAAGCTACTCTACGCCTACGGCGAGGCCACGGTCCCGAAGATCACCGTCACCACCCGCAAGGCGTACGGCGGAGCGTACTGCGTCATGGGCTCCAAGGGCCTCGGCGCCGACGTCAACCTGGCGTGGCCGACCGCGCAGATCGCCGTCATGGGCGCTGCCGGCGCGGTGGGCTTCATCTACCGCAAGGAGCTCAAGGAAGCCTCCGAGAAGGGCCTCGATGTTGTCGAGCTGGCCAAGTCCTTCGAGCGCGAGTACGAGGACCACATGCTCAACCCGTATAAGGCAGCCGAGCGCGGCCTCATCGACGCGGTCATCCTCCCCAGCGAGACCCGCGGCATGATCGCCCGCAATCTCCGCCTCTACCAGGATAAGAACGTCTCCCGCCCGGCCCGCAAGCACGGGAACATCCCGCTCTAA
- a CDS encoding biotin--[acetyl-CoA-carboxylase] ligase produces MSTLESYYREHLPAYARVDWVPETGSTNADLLADTFAPAWTVRLAGQQTAGRGRMGRPWVSPAGTQVILSVLLRPTIEEMDQLGTIPLAAGLAVLDAVKELAGTGADVQLKWPNDVLLNEKKVCGILAEAAGLPEDPRIVVGLGLNVSLTREQLPVPHATSLALEGIEVAVEEVGVTVLNALRRRLEQWATGGRDLMTDYRGACATVGKPVRVEAATGQLLGTVTGVSNDGRLELEDEQGARHFISAGDVTHLRRTDTTY; encoded by the coding sequence GTGAGCACCCTAGAGAGCTACTACCGCGAGCACCTACCCGCCTACGCCCGCGTCGATTGGGTCCCCGAGACGGGATCCACCAACGCTGACCTGCTGGCCGATACCTTCGCCCCTGCGTGGACCGTCCGCCTCGCCGGGCAACAAACCGCAGGCCGGGGCCGGATGGGACGGCCGTGGGTCTCACCCGCCGGTACACAGGTCATCCTGTCAGTGCTCCTACGACCGACAATCGAAGAGATGGACCAGCTAGGCACCATCCCCCTGGCGGCGGGCCTCGCCGTGCTGGACGCCGTGAAGGAGCTGGCGGGAACCGGCGCCGACGTGCAGCTCAAATGGCCCAACGACGTGCTGCTCAACGAGAAAAAGGTCTGCGGCATCCTCGCCGAGGCCGCCGGGTTGCCCGAAGATCCCCGGATCGTCGTTGGCCTGGGGCTCAACGTCTCGCTCACACGTGAACAACTTCCCGTGCCGCACGCGACCTCCCTGGCGTTAGAGGGCATCGAGGTCGCCGTGGAAGAGGTCGGGGTCACCGTCCTCAACGCCCTGCGCCGCCGGCTCGAACAGTGGGCCACCGGTGGGCGCGACCTCATGACTGACTACCGGGGGGCGTGCGCGACCGTCGGCAAGCCGGTGCGGGTGGAAGCCGCCACCGGCCAGTTGCTGGGCACCGTGACCGGGGTATCCAACGACGGCCGACTGGAGCTAGAAGACGAGCAGGGGGCCCGCCACTTCATCTCCGCCGGTGACGTCACTCACCTTCGCCGCACCGACACCACCTACTAG
- a CDS encoding PH domain-containing protein encodes MGSIRPGPGEVVRADLTAPLRTLTFPTLELILITGVCWMGIGWLDQPGHAFGVDLRNGVVGVWALLVLWRFVVPLLRARRRRFLVTDRRIIVRDGTFRSRVDSIPLQDVRGVQRRRNGISLAILGFDRPLFFPDVPRTKKVASLIEASLPPVPVRYW; translated from the coding sequence ATGGGATCAATCCGGCCGGGACCAGGCGAGGTGGTGCGCGCCGACCTCACGGCGCCGCTGCGCACCCTCACCTTTCCCACCCTCGAGCTCATCCTCATCACCGGGGTGTGTTGGATGGGAATTGGCTGGCTCGATCAACCCGGCCACGCCTTCGGCGTCGACCTTCGCAACGGCGTGGTCGGAGTGTGGGCGCTGCTCGTGCTGTGGCGCTTCGTGGTGCCGCTGCTGCGCGCCCGGCGACGCCGCTTCCTGGTCACCGATCGCCGCATTATCGTCCGCGACGGCACCTTCCGCTCCCGGGTGGACTCCATTCCGCTGCAGGACGTTCGCGGTGTCCAGCGCCGCCGCAACGGAATCTCCTTGGCCATTCTCGGGTTTGATCGTCCCCTGTTCTTCCCCGATGTCCCGCGCACCAAGAAGGTCGCCTCCCTCATCGAGGCGTCCCTGCCGCCCGTGCCGGTCCGCTACTGGTAG